TACCGGTCGGTATGCTCAACGCTGTCCGTGTGTCACCGCCGCCACCGTCCTCCGGGAGGACCCGTGCCCACCACCGACTCCCGCACAGCGCTCCGCGTCTGCCCACTCTGCGAGGCGACCTGCGGGCTCACCCTGACCATCGAGGGCACCCGGGTCACCGGAGCGCGCGGTGACCGCGACGACGTGTTCAGTCAGGGGTTCATCTGCCCGAAGGGCGCCTCCTTCGGAGCCGCCGACGGCGACCCGGACCGGCTGAGCACCCCCCTCGTCCGCAGGGACGGCGAGCTGCGCGAGGCCACCTGGGAGGAGGCCTTCGACGCGGTGGCGGCCGGGCTGCGGCCGGTCGTCGAGCAGCACGGGCCGAACGCCGTCGGCGTCGTCCTCGGCAACCCCAACGTGCACACCATGGCCGGCGCCCTCTACCCGCCCGTCCTGCTGGGCGCGCTGCGCACGCGCAGCATCTTCACCGCCTCCACCGTCGACCAGATGCCCAAGCACGTCTCCAGCGGCCTCCTGTACGGCGACGCCGTCGCGATCCCCGTCCCGGACCTGGACCGCACCGACCATCTGCTGCTCATCGGCGCCAACCCCCTGGAGTCCAACGGGAGTCTGTGCACCGCCCCCGACTTCCCCGGCAAGCTGAAGGCCCTGAAGGCCCGCGGCGGCACCCTCACCGTCATCGACCCGCGCCGCACCCGCACCGCCAAGCTCGCCGACCAGCACGTCGCGATCCGCCCCGGCACCGACGCACTGCTGCTCGCGGCGATGGCGTACGTCCTCTTCGAGGAGAAGCTCGTCGACCTCGGCGACCTCGCCCCGCACGTCCAGGACGTCGACGAACTCGCCGAAGCCGTACGGGACTTCACCCCCGAGGCGGCGAGCGAGGCATGCGACGTGCCCGCCGACACCATCCGGGCCCTCGCCCGCGAGCTGGCCGCCGCGCCCACCGCCGCCGTGTACGCCCGCATCGGCAGCTGCACCGTCCCGCACGGCACCCTCGCCAGCTGGCTCGTCGACGTCCTCAACATCCTCACCGGCAACCTCGACCGGCCCGGCGGCGCCCTCTTCCCCCTCTCCGCCACCGACAAGACGCCCCGCCCGGCCGGACCCGGCCGCGGCTTCGCCCTCGGCCGGTGGCACAGCCGCGTCAGCGGACACCCGGAGGCCAAGGGCGAACTGCCGCTGTCCTCGCTCGCCGAGGAGATCGACACCGCCACACCGGAGGGCAGCCCGGTGCGCGCCGTCATCGCCGTCGCCGCCAACCCCGTGCTCTCCGCACCCGACGGTGACCGCCTCGACAAGGCCCTCGGCTCACTGGACTTCATGGTCAGCGTCGACCCGTACCTCAACGAGACCTCACGCCACGCCCACGTCGTCCTGCCGCCGCCCCCGCCCTCGCAGGCGCCGCACTTCGACTTCGCCTTCAACGCCTTCGCCGTACAC
Above is a genomic segment from Streptomyces sp. R21 containing:
- a CDS encoding molybdopterin oxidoreductase family protein is translated as MPTTDSRTALRVCPLCEATCGLTLTIEGTRVTGARGDRDDVFSQGFICPKGASFGAADGDPDRLSTPLVRRDGELREATWEEAFDAVAAGLRPVVEQHGPNAVGVVLGNPNVHTMAGALYPPVLLGALRTRSIFTASTVDQMPKHVSSGLLYGDAVAIPVPDLDRTDHLLLIGANPLESNGSLCTAPDFPGKLKALKARGGTLTVIDPRRTRTAKLADQHVAIRPGTDALLLAAMAYVLFEEKLVDLGDLAPHVQDVDELAEAVRDFTPEAASEACDVPADTIRALARELAAAPTAAVYARIGSCTVPHGTLASWLVDVLNILTGNLDRPGGALFPLSATDKTPRPAGPGRGFALGRWHSRVSGHPEAKGELPLSSLAEEIDTATPEGSPVRAVIAVAANPVLSAPDGDRLDKALGSLDFMVSVDPYLNETSRHAHVVLPPPPPSQAPHFDFAFNAFAVHNQVRYGRAAIPLQPGRMPETEILARLTLAATGMHGADPSAVDDLVIDQTLGKSVTEAHSPVHGRDPHELAAALTGESGPERRLDLMLRLGPYGDGFGAHPDGLSLAKLLAHPHGIDLGPLQPRLPGPLKTRSGRVELLPDPIAGDLPRLREALRERPAGLVLIGRRHLRSNNSWLHNVPALTGGTNRCTLHIHPEDAERLGITDGAPVRIKGAGGEVTAPAEVTDGVRSGVVSLPHGWGHDRPGTRMSHAALDPGVNVNQLLDGSLLDPLSGNAVLNGVPVELALTETTL